The Legionella cincinnatiensis genome includes a region encoding these proteins:
- a CDS encoding LysR family transcriptional regulator — protein sequence MNIVDMKTFLAVVEYHSTSLASKHMYASQPTISRRIKKLEQELGSQLFVNTTYGVELTQKGKAFLPYIRQILGIYNEMMKAEHNDRKSRPKLTINVGLNPYVSLSVFAEFINYMLALKTNYFIINKIIPGKDLNTSLSGGNYDLFILPYTGNCPANITSIPLWKERVLPVVSITHPLAKRNTPISITELAEYDAVLTTNDSILRQKFNVLVAQKGISPKIIAEVNTVYNCIQTVEHGQSWCLIYERLLDDKLAVVELSDFTIDIEFHAFYLKKRSEERLIWEFVEYLRQWLSQSSDLSDLLIKTKSLSIQGQDHSNK from the coding sequence ATGAACATAGTCGATATGAAAACATTTCTTGCTGTTGTTGAATATCATTCAACATCCTTAGCATCAAAACACATGTATGCCTCTCAGCCTACTATAAGCAGGCGTATTAAAAAATTAGAGCAGGAGTTAGGGAGTCAGCTCTTTGTAAATACTACCTATGGAGTGGAGTTGACTCAGAAAGGAAAGGCTTTTCTTCCCTATATTCGCCAAATACTTGGTATTTATAATGAAATGATGAAAGCGGAGCATAATGATCGCAAAAGCCGGCCTAAATTAACGATTAATGTAGGACTTAATCCTTATGTTTCTCTCTCCGTATTTGCCGAATTTATCAATTATATGCTTGCACTGAAAACAAATTATTTTATTATTAATAAAATAATTCCGGGCAAAGATCTGAATACAAGTCTGTCAGGTGGAAATTATGACCTTTTCATTTTACCTTATACAGGAAATTGTCCTGCGAATATAACTTCTATACCTCTATGGAAAGAAAGGGTTTTACCTGTTGTATCTATTACTCATCCTCTAGCGAAACGTAACACTCCTATTTCGATAACTGAATTGGCAGAATACGATGCGGTCTTAACAACGAATGACAGTATATTGCGCCAAAAATTTAACGTGTTGGTCGCACAAAAAGGTATTTCACCTAAAATTATCGCTGAGGTAAATACGGTATATAATTGTATCCAGACAGTCGAACATGGGCAGAGTTGGTGTTTGATTTATGAAAGATTACTTGATGATAAATTAGCTGTAGTTGAACTCAGCGATTTTACTATAGATATTGAGTTTCATGCTTTTTATTTAAAAAAACGCAGCGAAGAACGCCTGATTTGGGAGTTTGTTGAATATCTTCGACAATGGCTCAGCCAATCATCGGATCTCAGTGACCTTCTTATCAAAACAAAAAGTTTATCTATTCAAGGTCAGGATCATAGTAATAAATAG
- the argF gene encoding ornithine carbamoyltransferase — MSLTIPVNHTIVEDNHSQTISEVTTNTFVINLQQAIFDLEVGAQHTFTTDPTGVGDASSMKKIKHFLTGTELSTEELKRILEKAKALKQTPSFYCQALASKSLAMIFEKPSFRTRLSFAMAIQSMGGIAIESLGNTRKQETPADMARVLNGYTDFIMMRTHADEILQEMAVHAKVPVINGLSALHHPCQILADLLSLWEHFGSLDGLTVAYVGDGNNILHSLMLLAPQLGITINYCCPESRQPNSAIIEQAHSIKNGMIYSFSKPEMAVKNADAVYTDVWASMGFEALDNSQVFQGFQVNESLMSYAKSEAVFMHCMPMERGKEVSETLPDSPASIIFTQSENRLHVQKALLLFLNL; from the coding sequence ATGTCCCTTACTATTCCAGTGAATCACACTATAGTAGAAGACAATCATTCGCAAACTATTAGCGAAGTAACAACCAATACTTTCGTGATTAATTTACAACAGGCGATTTTTGATCTTGAAGTAGGGGCCCAACACACATTTACCACCGATCCCACTGGAGTAGGTGATGCATCATCTATGAAAAAAATCAAGCATTTCCTTACTGGAACAGAATTAAGCACAGAAGAATTGAAACGTATTTTAGAGAAGGCCAAAGCACTGAAACAAACTCCTTCCTTTTATTGCCAGGCTTTAGCCAGTAAAAGCCTGGCCATGATTTTTGAAAAACCCTCTTTTAGAACCCGATTAAGTTTTGCAATGGCGATTCAAAGTATGGGAGGAATTGCTATTGAAAGTTTAGGTAATACCAGAAAACAAGAAACTCCAGCAGATATGGCAAGAGTTCTAAATGGTTATACTGATTTTATTATGATGAGAACTCATGCTGATGAGATTTTGCAAGAAATGGCTGTTCATGCAAAAGTACCTGTAATCAATGGTCTTTCAGCTTTACATCATCCATGTCAGATTCTCGCTGATTTATTAAGTCTCTGGGAGCATTTTGGTTCACTTGATGGTCTTACTGTTGCTTATGTTGGGGATGGGAATAATATTCTTCATAGTTTGATGTTGCTTGCACCTCAATTAGGGATAACAATTAATTATTGTTGCCCTGAATCTCGCCAACCTAATAGTGCAATTATAGAACAAGCACATAGTATTAAAAACGGCATGATTTATAGTTTTTCAAAACCTGAAATGGCCGTTAAAAATGCTGATGCAGTATATACTGATGTATGGGCCAGTATGGGCTTTGAAGCACTGGATAATAGTCAAGTATTTCAAGGATTCCAGGTCAATGAATCTTTAATGTCTTATGCGAAGTCAGAAGCAGTATTTATGCATTGTATGCCCATGGAGCGAGGAAAAGAAGTTTCTGAAACTTTGCCAGACAGTCCTGCGTCAATAATCTTTACTCAAAGTGAAAACAGGCTGCATGTGCAAAAAGCATTGCTGCTATTTTTAAATTTATGA
- a CDS encoding substrate-binding periplasmic protein — MGKFVNLALLLFIFFLSSCSSNKKEKYLHFVTSAVYPPFEYSEHGEIKGFDIDLAKLIAKELGKEAVFDNMQFSTVLPAISSGQDDIAIATITITEARKNNFDFSEPYYFDGIASVYRSNQPVITQNQLKGKKVAVQLGSIMEIWLRETFPQVETTVLDNNNQAIESLISGRVDVVLMDGVQGKIFSKKYTELSYSLIAKADYGYALAVKKGSPLTTKINKALQKLKADGSIQKLETIWLKDS, encoded by the coding sequence ATGGGTAAGTTTGTTAATTTAGCATTGCTCCTGTTTATATTTTTTTTATCTTCATGTAGTTCAAATAAAAAAGAAAAATATCTGCATTTTGTTACATCAGCAGTATATCCACCTTTTGAATATAGTGAACATGGAGAAATTAAAGGTTTCGACATTGATTTGGCAAAACTTATTGCTAAAGAACTTGGGAAAGAGGCTGTTTTTGATAACATGCAATTTAGTACGGTTCTACCTGCAATAAGCTCTGGTCAAGATGATATTGCTATAGCTACAATCACTATTACCGAAGCTAGAAAAAACAATTTTGACTTTTCTGAACCTTATTATTTTGATGGTATAGCTTCTGTGTATCGTTCAAATCAACCAGTCATAACTCAAAACCAACTTAAAGGAAAAAAAGTAGCGGTCCAACTGGGCAGTATTATGGAGATCTGGTTGCGAGAAACTTTTCCTCAGGTTGAAACTACAGTATTGGATAATAACAATCAGGCGATTGAATCATTAATTTCAGGTCGTGTCGATGTTGTTTTAATGGATGGGGTTCAGGGTAAGATCTTTAGCAAAAAGTATACAGAATTATCTTATTCCTTAATTGCTAAAGCAGATTATGGCTACGCTTTGGCGGTCAAAAAAGGTTCTCCACTAACAACAAAGATTAATAAAGCGCTACAAAAACTTAAAGCAGATGGCTCAATCCAAAAACTAGAAACTATCTGGTTAAAGGATTCATAA
- a CDS encoding DUF1868 domain-containing protein, with amino-acid sequence MFDKIDATGSYIEFPGVTIIAPTLKTSQENDFLHRIHQSLTSSTLLTQYYTPLPDESYHMTTCNLYTKNEHNLDWFKFITDKLEFFQNIFMQLKTHEFTPEASIEAVQFGRALQLRLSLPENQKKMIQEFAQTFGIEDRTPSFFHITLAYGYKDISDEKVHQEITAALEEIIAPYINQKIKLDVPTLCYFESMKAFIPWDGRTYPFNENQGIKKATRFFDTGETPSSTITSESSSTCSSKLLR; translated from the coding sequence ATGTTTGACAAAATAGACGCAACAGGAAGCTATATAGAATTTCCAGGGGTAACGATTATTGCCCCAACCCTCAAAACGTCTCAAGAAAATGATTTCTTACATAGAATACATCAATCTCTGACAAGCTCAACATTACTAACTCAGTATTATACTCCATTACCCGATGAGAGTTATCACATGACTACCTGTAATCTCTATACCAAAAATGAGCATAATCTGGATTGGTTTAAATTTATCACGGATAAGCTTGAATTTTTCCAAAATATCTTTATGCAACTTAAGACCCATGAATTTACACCAGAAGCCTCAATTGAAGCTGTTCAATTCGGAAGAGCATTACAATTACGTTTATCATTACCAGAAAATCAAAAAAAAATGATCCAAGAATTTGCTCAAACATTTGGCATTGAAGATCGGACTCCCTCTTTTTTTCACATTACCTTAGCTTATGGTTATAAAGACATTAGTGATGAAAAAGTACATCAAGAGATTACCGCAGCGCTTGAAGAAATAATTGCCCCATATATAAATCAGAAAATAAAGCTCGATGTGCCAACGCTATGTTATTTTGAATCTATGAAAGCATTCATTCCGTGGGATGGAAGAACCTATCCATTTAACGAGAATCAGGGTATCAAAAAAGCAACAAGGTTCTTTGATACTGGTGAAACTCCATCGTCCACAATCACGTCTGAAAGCTCTTCTACTTGTAGTTCAAAATTATTAAGGTAG
- a CDS encoding glutathione S-transferase, which translates to MVKISFTMIPNLNPVDYPILYTFRRCPYAIRARMALAYSQIKVVQREVILKQKPQEMLLASPKGTVPVLILEDGRVIDESLDIMSWALTQYDPDGWLCTELKDKSDELIYFNDVRFKPILDNYKYSQHCNNYDPHYYRNEAKEYFSKLNLLLINHQFLLADHICCTDVALFPFIRQFYMVDQQWFEQSEYKHLYAWLQFFLNSELFLSVMKKLP; encoded by the coding sequence ATGGTTAAAATATCATTTACTATGATTCCTAATTTGAATCCAGTGGATTATCCAATACTTTATACTTTTAGACGTTGTCCGTATGCCATTAGAGCAAGAATGGCGCTTGCATACTCCCAAATTAAAGTAGTGCAACGAGAGGTTATACTGAAGCAAAAACCTCAGGAAATGCTTTTAGCCTCGCCAAAAGGAACGGTCCCTGTATTAATTTTAGAAGATGGTCGTGTCATTGATGAAAGTCTTGATATTATGAGTTGGGCCTTAACCCAGTATGATCCTGATGGATGGTTATGTACTGAATTAAAAGATAAGAGTGATGAATTAATTTATTTTAATGATGTAAGGTTCAAACCTATTTTAGATAATTATAAATATTCACAACATTGCAATAATTATGATCCTCACTATTACAGAAATGAAGCTAAAGAGTATTTTTCTAAATTAAATTTATTATTAATAAATCACCAATTTCTTTTAGCAGATCATATTTGTTGCACTGATGTCGCTTTATTTCCATTCATCAGGCAATTTTATATGGTAGATCAACAATGGTTTGAACAAAGTGAATATAAACATCTTTATGCTTGGTTACAGTTCTTTTTAAATTCAGAGCTGTTTCTTTCGGTGATGAAAAAGCTACCTTAA